The following are encoded together in the Pleurocapsa sp. FMAR1 genome:
- a CDS encoding DUF29 domain-containing protein — protein MQDTKLEYDSWLSEQVKLLRTRNFEHLDINNLIEELEALGRAEKSAVKSLTYQIILHLLLIDYWSDESVYNKDHWRAEVDAFQLQLEDKLTTNLKQLIEDNLPRLYEKAKTNAARKSRLREDCFPSCCPYTLGDIEGRLDD, from the coding sequence ATGCAGGATACGAAATTAGAATACGATAGCTGGCTATCTGAACAGGTCAAGTTACTGCGTACCAGGAACTTTGAGCATTTAGACATTAATAATCTGATTGAGGAATTAGAGGCATTGGGTAGAGCAGAAAAGTCGGCGGTCAAAAGCCTGACATATCAGATTATTTTGCATCTATTGCTAATCGATTATTGGTCAGACGAATCTGTTTATAACAAAGATCATTGGCGTGCAGAGGTCGATGCTTTCCAACTTCAATTAGAGGACAAGCTAACAACTAATTTAAAACAGTTGATTGAAGATAATTTGCCTAGACTGTACGAAAAGGCAAAAACAAATGCTGCACGAAAAAGTCGTCTAAGGGAAGATTGTTTTCCATCTTGCTGTCCTTATACTCTAGGAGATATTGAAGGTAGGCTAGATGACTAA
- a CDS encoding DUF29 domain-containing protein, with amino-acid sequence MNIRQSSSVSYEWEHLIVNNLKKLSQLHDRDLNLWIEEMAIAIKNRDVTTMDWENLLDEIEDMGASQKRALRSYYYRLVEHILKLRDWHAEKKRNEAKWRVEISNFRRAIKDILEDSPSLRSYLQENHLNWFNKTTDNISKNQLFKLTDITAIPLDKMIDDDYFG; translated from the coding sequence ATGAATATCAGACAATCATCATCAGTTAGTTACGAATGGGAACATTTAATCGTGAATAACTTAAAAAAATTAAGCCAGTTACACGATCGCGATTTGAATCTTTGGATTGAAGAAATGGCGATCGCTATTAAAAATAGAGACGTAACCACTATGGACTGGGAGAATTTATTAGATGAAATTGAAGATATGGGAGCGAGTCAAAAAAGAGCTTTAAGAAGTTATTATTATCGACTCGTAGAACATATTTTAAAACTTAGAGACTGGCACGCAGAAAAAAAAAGGAATGAGGCTAAATGGCGTGTAGAAATATCAAATTTTCGTAGAGCAATTAAAGATATTTTAGAGGATTCTCCTAGCTTAAGAAGCTATCTCCAGGAAAATCATCTTAACTGGTTTAACAAAACTACTGATAACATTTCAAAAAATCAACTGTTTAAACTTACAGATATAACTGCAATACCTTTAGATAAAATGATAGACGATGATTATTTTGGGTAA